One Bombus fervidus isolate BK054 chromosome 5, iyBomFerv1, whole genome shotgun sequence DNA window includes the following coding sequences:
- the LOC139987084 gene encoding uncharacterized protein isoform X1 gives MDCNNHNIDQLLSFDELYRMYKEIDDVESELLECQKECATTEIEIYNVNQLKDKGTYVLENVKRRYNDLEEELKEVHCNYLKCIEKTNNETVQQKIDSLTLQRDNLRRELEELNKAADENNKKIMAVKKMIKIQEKKNMALIRKLKRFQITPDLNDKVNMILTDPRLTK, from the exons ATGGACTGTAACAATCATAATATCGATCAATTATTATCATTCG ATGAATTATACCGAATGTACAAGGAGATAGACGATGTTGAATCAGAATTATTAGAATGCCAAAAAGAATGTGCAACTACCgagatagaaatatataatgtaaatcaATTGAAAGATAAGGGGACATATGTATTGGAAAATGTGAAGAGAAGATACAATGACTTAGAGGAAGAATTAAAGGAAGttcattgtaattatttaaaatgtattgAGAAGACAAACAATGAGACTGTTCAACAGAAAATTGATTCATTAACATTGCAGAGAGATAATTTGAGAAGAGAATTAGAAGAATTAAACAAAGCAGCagacgaaaataataaaaaaataatggcagtgaaaaaaatgattaaaattcaaGAG aagaaaaatatggCGCTGAtacgaaaattgaaaagatttcAGATAACGCCAGATTTAAATGATAAAGTAAATATGATCCTAACTGATCCCAGACttaccaaataa
- the LOC139987081 gene encoding uncharacterized protein → MRSLAVALLAIVGTCHAARLDNTYLPPGNAGTAGGAGLIQAPNRGHGGPGGPGGPGRPGGPGGPGGPGGPGGPGAPGAYGGGGGGGGAFGGGGGSGAFGGGGGGAYGGPGGGGGGPRGGPGGGQEIPIVSFNNQNAGDGNYQFSYETGNGISAQETGHQQGNAEAVSGSYSYTGPDGVQYSISYTADEEGFHPQGAHLPTPPPIPPEIQRGVELALAAEARGENQDTSGGGGGGNGGGGGYPSGGGYNGGGGGGGGGGGRGGGGGGGPYQGPNSYQTSSGGYHY, encoded by the exons ATGAGATCG CTCGCTGTCGCGTTGTTGGCCATCGTCGGTACGTGTCACGCCGCCCGACTAGACAATACTTACCTTCCTCCGGGCAATGCAGGCACCGCAGGAGGCGCAGGATTAATACAAGCTCCGAATCGTGGACACGGTGGTCCAGGTGGTCCTGGAGGACCTGGTAGACCAGGTGGACCAGGCGGACCAGGTGGACCGGGTGGACCGGGTGGACCTGGTGCACCAGGAGCATATGGCGGTGGTGGCGGAGGAGGTGGCGCTTTTGGTGGCGGCGGAGGTAGTGGTGCGTTTGGTGGTGGAGGCGGAGGTGCCTACGGAGGAC CCGGTGGAGGCGGTGGTGGGCCAAGAGGAGGACCTGGAGGAGGCCAAGAGATACCTATCGTCTCGTTCAACAATCAGAATGCCGGTGATGGCAACTACCAATTCAGCTACGAAACAGGAAATGGTATCAGTGCGCAAGAAACGGGTCACCAGCAAG GTAACGCGGAAGCGGTGAGCGGATCATACTCGTACACCGGACCCGATGGTGTACAGTATAGCATCAGCTACACCGCGGATGAAGAAGGTTTCCATCCCCAAGGCGCACATTTGCCAACACCACCTCCAATTCCACCAGAAATTCAACGAGGCGTCGAGTTAGCACTCGCGGCTGAGGCCAGAGGCGAAAATCAAGATACTTCTggtggtggcggtggcggtAATGGTGGCGGAGGCGGATATCCTTCAGGGGGTGGATACA acGGAGGCGGtggaggtggtggtggtggcggcGGCCGAGGAGGTGGCGGCGGTGGTGGACCTTATCAGGGTCCAAACTCGTACCAAACAAGCTCGGGCGGATACCATTATTAG
- the LOC139987083 gene encoding uncharacterized protein, whose protein sequence is MAEDQNQEQEHPNNVFLFRLAILNSLKRIAESVSEDAFVDALTILTILKTKPSIGQKLHKAMCSELLDKMNGDLEDILNEGSLREGLEKVAKLSDANSSVTEGTWRPPGNVSLHLRSLDAQKIKEESELLEKQVNEMEEENAILMKRIAEKRSNIMAMNDDMIQSLNKSVNVMDSLKKRREWLEKCFVLLDH, encoded by the exons ATGGCGGAGGATCAGAATCAGGAACAGGAACATCCGAACAATGTTTTCTTATTTCGACTAGCTATTTTAAACAGTCTTAAACGCATCGCAGAATCAGTGAg CGAGGATGCTTTCGTGGATGCTCTTACGATTCTTACAATTCTCAAAACAAAGCCGAGTATTGGGCAAAAGTTGCATAAAGCAATGTGCTCGGAGCTTCTCGATAAAATGAATGGCGATTTAGAAGATATATTAAACGAAGGATCCTTGCGGGAAGGATTGGAAAAAGTTGCGAAGTTATCGGACGCAAATTCTTCCGTGACCGAAGGTACTTG GAGACCACCGGGTAATGTATCCTTACATTTACGTTCACTAGATGcacagaaaattaaagaagaaagcgAATTGTTGGAAAAACAAGTAAATGAgatggaagaagaaaacgcAATTCTAATGAAAAGGATTGCAGAAAAGAGATCAAATATAATGGCCATGAATGACGACATGATACaatctttaaataaatcaGTAAATGTGATggattcattaaaaaaaagaagggaatggttagaaaaatgtttcgtactACTAGAtcattaa
- the LOC139987084 gene encoding uncharacterized protein isoform X2, with product MDCNNHNIDQLLSFDELYRMYKEIDDVESELLECQKECATTEIEIYNVNQLKDKGTYVLENVKRRYNDLEEELKEVH from the exons ATGGACTGTAACAATCATAATATCGATCAATTATTATCATTCG ATGAATTATACCGAATGTACAAGGAGATAGACGATGTTGAATCAGAATTATTAGAATGCCAAAAAGAATGTGCAACTACCgagatagaaatatataatgtaaatcaATTGAAAGATAAGGGGACATATGTATTGGAAAATGTGAAGAGAAGATACAATGACTTAGAGGAAGAATTAAAGGAAGttcatt AG